One Benincasa hispida cultivar B227 chromosome 5, ASM972705v1, whole genome shotgun sequence genomic window carries:
- the LOC120077815 gene encoding phosphoenolpyruvate carboxylase 2, which yields MASVKNLEKMASIDAQLRLLAPSKVSEDDKLVEYDALLLDRFLDILQDLHGEDLRETVQECYEFAAEYERKRDPQKLEELGNALTSLDPGDSIVVAKSFSHMLNLANLAEEVQIAYRRRIKLKKGGFADEANATTESDIEETFKRLLQLNKSPQEVFDALKNQTVDLVFTAHPTQSVRRSLLQKHGRIRNCLTQLYAKDITPDDKQELDEALQREIQAAFRTDEIRRTPPTPQDEMRAGMSYFHETIWKGVPKFLRRVDTALKNIGIDERVPYNAPLIQFSSWMGGDRDGNPRVTPEVTRDVCLLARMMAANLYFSQIEDLMFELSMWRCSSELQNRAEELHRSSRKDAKHYIEFWKQIPPNEPYRVILGDVRDKLYNTRERARHLLASGMSEIPEDTTFTDVEQFLEPLELCYRSLCACGDRPIADGSLLDFLRQVSTFGLSLVRLDIRQESERHADVIDAITNYLGIGSYKEWSEEQKQEWLLSELSGKRPLFGPDLPKTEEIADVLDTFNVIAELPSDNFGAYIISMATAPSDVLAVELLQRECHVKKPLRVVPLFEKLADLEAAPSAMARLFSIDWYRNRIDGKQEVMIGYSDSGKDAGRLSAAWQLYKAQEELIQVAKQYGVKLTMFHGRGGTVGRGGGPTHLAILSQPPDTIHGSLRVTVQGEVIEQSFGEEHLCFRTLQRFTAATLEHGMNPPVSPKPEWRALLDAMAVVATEKYRSIVFQEPRFVEYFRLATPELEYGRMNIGSRPSKRKPSGGIESLRAIPWIFAWTQTRFHLPVWLGFGAAFKYAIEKDVKNLHMLQEMYSQWPFFRVTIDLVEMVFAKGDPGIAALYDKLLVSEDLWSFGERLRANYEETKNLLLQVAKHKDLLEGDPYLRQRLRLRDSYITTLNVCQAYTLKRIRDPNYNVKVRPHLSKEYLESSKSAAELVKLNPQSEYAPGLEDTLILTMKGIAAGMQNTG from the exons ATGGCATCGGTTAAGAACTTGGAGAAAATGGCCTCGATTGATGCTCAATTGAGGCTTCTTGCACCGAGTAAGGTGTCGGAGGACGATAAGCTGGTGGAATATGATGCTCTGCTGTTGGATCGCTTTCTCGATATTCTTCAGGATTTACATGGGGAGGATCTCAGAGAAACT GTTCAAGAGTGTTATGAATTCGCAGCTGAGTATGAGAGAAAGCGCGACCCTCAGAAATTGGAGGAACTTGGGAATGCTTTGACAAGTTTGGATCCAGGGGATTCTATTGTTGTAGCGAAATCTTTTTCCCATATGCTTAATTTAGCTAATTTAGCTGAGGAAGTTCAGATTGCTTATAGGAGGAGGATAAAGTTAAAGAAAGGTGGCTTTGCTGATGAAGCCAATGCTACAACCGAGTCAGATATTGAAGAAACCTTCAAGAGACTTTTGCAGTTGAATAAGTCCCCTCAAGAAGTATTTGATGCTTTGAAAAACCAGACTGTAGATTTAGTTTTTACAGCCCATCCTACTCAGTCTGTCCGTAGATCTTTGCTTCAAAAGCATGGCAG GATTAGGAATTGCTTAACTCAATTGTATGCAAAAGACATTACTCCTGATGACAAACAGGAACTTGATGAAGCTCTGCAAAGGGAG ATTCAAGCTGCATTTCGCACGGATGAAATCCGGCGAACTCCACCAACGCCACAAGACGAAATGAGAGCTGGAATGAGCTACTTTCACGAGACAATCTGGAAAGGTGTACCGAAATTCTTGCGTCGAGTGGATACTGCTTTGAAGAACATAGGAATTGATGAACGTGTTCCTTACAATGCTCCTCTTATTCAGTTTTCATCTTGGATGGGTGGGGATCGTGATG GAAACCCCAGGGTTACACCAGAAGTAACGAGAGATGTCTGCTTATTGGCTAGAATGATGGCTGCGAACTTATATTTTTCCCAGATAGAGGATCTTATGTTTGAG TTATCTATGTGGAGATGTAGTAGTGAGTTACAGAACCGTGCTGAAGAACTTCATAGGTCCTCAAGAAAAGATGCAAAGCACTACATAG AGTTTTGGAAACAAATTCCTCCAAATGAGCCCTACCGTGTTATTCTTGGCGATGTACGAGATAAGTTATACAATACACGTGAACGTGCTCGTCATTTATTAGCCAGTGGAATGTCTGAGATTCCCGAAGATACAACTTTCACCGATGTTGAGCAG TTCCTGGAGCCGCTTGAACTTTGCTACAGGTCACTTTGTGCTTGTGGCGATCGGCCAATTGCTGATGGGAGCCTTCTTGATTTCTTACGGCAAGTTTCTACATTTGGGCTTTCACTTGTCAGACTGGATATCCGGCAAGAATCAGAAAGACATGCCGATGTCATTGATGCTATCACTAATTACCTAGGCATTGGTTCATACAAAGAATGGTCAGAAGAACAAAAGCAAGAATGGCTACTATCTGAACTCAGTGGCAAACGCCCTCTTTTCGGTCCTGATCTTCCAAAGACAGAAGAGATTGCTGATGTTTTGGACACATTTAATGTCATTGCAGAGCTTCCTTCAGATAATTTTGGTGCCTACATTATCTCAATGGCAACAGCACCATCTGATGTGCTTGCTGTTGAGCTCTTACAACGTGAATGTCATGTGAAGAAGCCATTGAGGGTTGTCCCATTATTTGAAAAACTTGCTGATCTCGAGGCTGCTCCTTCTGCAATGGCTCGTCTCTTTTCAATTGATTGGTACAGGAACCGCATTGATGGTAAGCAAGAAGTCATGATTGGATACTCAGATTCAGGGAAGGATGCCGGTCGTCTCTCTGCAGCCTGGCAGCTTTATAAGGCCCAAGAAGAGCTCATCCAAGTGGCAAAACAATATGGAGTTAAGCTCACAATGTTCCATGGCCGAGGAGGAACTGTTGGCAGAGGAGGAGGGCCTACCCACCTTGCTATATTATCTCAACCTCCAGATACAATTCATGGTTCGCTACGTGTCACAGTTCAAGGTGAAGTTATTGAACAATCTTTTGGGGAGGAGCACTTATGCTTTAGAACACTTCAACGTTTTACCGCTGCAACGCTCGAGCATGGCATGAATCCACCTGTTTCTCCAAAGCCCGAATGGCGTGCTCTCTTGGATGCAATGGCAGTTGTTGCTACAGAGAAATACCGCTCCATAGTTTTCCAGGAACCCCGTTTTGTTGAATACTTCCGCCTG GCAACCCCAGAGTTAGAATATGGTCGAATGAATATCGGAAGTCGTCCATCAAAGAGGAAGCCAAGTGGAGGAATTGAATCACTGCGTGCAATTCCGTGGATTTTTGCTTGGACGCAGACAAGGTTCCATCTACCAGTTTGGCTTGGCTTTGGAGCGGCATTTAAATATGCcattgagaaggatgtgaagaaTCTTCACATGCTACAAGAGATGTACAGTCAATGGCCTTTCTTTAGAGTCACAATTGACTTAGTTGAAATGGTGTTTGCCAAAGGAGACCCCGGCATTGCTGCTCTGTATGACAAGCTTCTTGTTTCCGAAGATCTATGGTCGTTCGGAGAGCGATTGAGAGCTAACTATGAAGAAACTAAAAACCTTCTCCTTCAG GTAGCTAAACACAAGGATCTTCTTGAAGGAGACCCTTACTTGAGGCAGCGACTCCGTCTTCGTGATTCTTACATAACCACCCTTAACGTTTGCCAAGCGTACACATTGAAGAGAATCCGTGATCCTAACTACAACGTGAAAGTTAGGCCTCACTTGTCAAAGGAATACCTTGAATCAAGCAAATCTGCTGCAGAACTTGTGAAGCTCAATCCTCAAAGCGAGTACGCCCCTGGTTTGGAAGACACCCTGATTTTGACGATGAAGGGTATTGCTGCTGGTATGCAGAACACAGGTTAA